A window from Candidatus Nitrospira neomarina encodes these proteins:
- the mlaD gene encoding outer membrane lipid asymmetry maintenance protein MlaD — protein MERGKLELIVGIFVLVGVICLGYLAIKLGKLELVGGDYYELQAEFSSTSGLKNGASVEIAGVEVGRVKKIGLNEDRAEVVLAIQDGIPVFDDAIASIKTRGIIGEKFMELSPGGAGERLKTGGTIVDTESGIDLEQVISQFIHGNVE, from the coding sequence ATTGAACGTGGAAAACTTGAATTAATCGTCGGAATATTTGTATTAGTGGGGGTCATCTGCCTGGGGTATTTGGCAATCAAGCTTGGAAAGCTTGAGCTGGTTGGAGGGGATTATTACGAACTCCAGGCAGAATTTTCTTCCACTTCCGGGTTGAAAAACGGAGCGTCGGTAGAAATCGCCGGAGTAGAGGTGGGCCGAGTAAAAAAAATCGGACTGAACGAAGATCGGGCTGAAGTGGTCCTAGCGATCCAGGATGGGATCCCGGTGTTTGACGATGCGATTGCTTCAATCAAGACTCGTGGCATTATCGGAGAAAAATTCATGGAATTATCTCCCGGCGGGGCGGGAGAGCGTTTGAAGACTGGTGGGACCATTGTGGACACTGAATCTGGAATTGATCTAGAGCAGGTGATTAGTCAATTTATCCATGGCAATGTTGAGTGA
- a CDS encoding MlaC/ttg2D family ABC transporter substrate-binding protein, producing MTAAWGGGTPTGAVKETVDQVFVVLRDQALKDPSRETERRAKLEEIIGKRFDYAEMAKRTLASQWKGLSTDQQQEFVTLFQQFLANSYVGNVDGYSGEEVEYLKEREKGEFAEVQTKVVSPKVQIPLDYRLLQKNGEWRVYDVVIDGVSLMKNYRGQFSRIINSSSFEALLEKLRSKADLGTSS from the coding sequence ATGACCGCCGCATGGGGAGGAGGTACTCCGACCGGGGCAGTCAAAGAAACCGTTGATCAGGTTTTTGTGGTGCTGAGGGATCAAGCGTTGAAGGATCCTTCGAGAGAGACGGAGCGGCGAGCGAAGCTGGAAGAAATCATCGGAAAGCGATTTGATTATGCAGAAATGGCCAAGCGTACCCTGGCTTCTCAGTGGAAGGGGTTAAGTACAGACCAACAACAAGAATTTGTGACTTTATTTCAGCAGTTTTTGGCTAATTCCTACGTCGGCAATGTAGACGGGTATTCGGGAGAAGAAGTGGAGTACCTCAAGGAGCGCGAAAAGGGAGAATTTGCTGAAGTCCAGACCAAAGTGGTGTCTCCGAAAGTGCAAATACCCTTAGACTATCGCCTGTTGCAAAAAAATGGAGAGTGGCGGGTGTATGACGTAGTGATTGATGGAGTAAGTTTGATGAAAAATTACCGTGGGCAATTTTCCCGTATTATTAACTCCTCATCGTTTGAAGCTCTTCTCGAGAAGCTTCGTTCAAAAGCCGACCTGGGGACTTCGTCCTAA
- a CDS encoding BamA/TamA family outer membrane protein: protein MISFRSWGLVLSCLALGGVILPSSTVLAENSFFVVPAFSTSKNDGQDFGLIAPSLNSDAEGNLRSLFAPMLIHNSFLGVRGTLNYFHYWSGGRQMETVGSYTEEIERKLKFRYQDPGFIEGLFFVDVGAQFFKNATKRFYGLGQTTPKGNESNYTGREIQIHWNFGIHLNDVTRLSVNQRFRNVDIQPGGVDDEPYTKDRFPGDPGIQGATILAHRLVFQYDSRDNLNTPTAGTRAEIFGELAQNFDFGNEEDLLYFRSGFDIRHLIPSPSKRYIFVARAMLQLSFGDGIPFYEQSSLGGEDNLRGYGKDRFIDKHMVAFNVEERIHLFGMKMFNVSIECELTPFVDMGRTYKDFKFRQFHDWEVTPGVGFRAIVRPNVMARVDWGYSREGGAVFAGLNYPF, encoded by the coding sequence GTGATATCGTTTCGTTCGTGGGGCCTGGTGTTGTCGTGCCTGGCCTTAGGCGGCGTTATCCTTCCTTCCTCTACAGTCCTCGCCGAAAATTCTTTTTTTGTGGTTCCTGCGTTTTCTACCTCCAAAAATGATGGACAAGACTTTGGATTGATTGCCCCGTCATTGAATTCAGATGCGGAAGGTAACCTTCGCTCTCTCTTTGCCCCGATGCTGATTCACAATTCATTTTTAGGAGTTCGGGGAACCTTGAACTATTTTCATTATTGGTCTGGTGGGAGACAAATGGAGACAGTCGGTTCGTATACTGAGGAAATTGAACGAAAGCTGAAGTTTCGTTACCAGGATCCTGGGTTTATCGAAGGACTGTTCTTTGTGGATGTTGGAGCACAGTTTTTCAAAAATGCGACCAAGCGGTTTTATGGTTTAGGACAAACCACTCCCAAAGGTAACGAATCAAACTATACGGGGCGTGAAATTCAAATTCATTGGAACTTTGGTATCCATTTGAATGATGTGACGCGATTATCCGTTAACCAAAGGTTTCGAAATGTTGACATCCAACCGGGAGGTGTAGATGACGAGCCATATACAAAGGATCGTTTCCCGGGAGATCCGGGGATACAGGGTGCGACGATTTTGGCCCACCGTCTGGTGTTCCAATATGATTCCAGAGATAACCTGAATACCCCGACCGCGGGCACCCGAGCTGAAATATTTGGGGAATTGGCGCAGAACTTCGATTTTGGGAACGAAGAGGATCTGTTGTATTTTCGTTCAGGGTTTGATATCAGGCACCTGATACCGAGTCCCTCCAAACGGTATATTTTTGTGGCCCGAGCGATGCTGCAATTAAGTTTTGGCGATGGAATCCCCTTTTACGAACAAAGTTCCTTGGGAGGAGAAGACAATCTGAGAGGATATGGGAAGGATCGGTTTATTGATAAACATATGGTGGCATTTAATGTGGAGGAACGCATACATCTTTTCGGGATGAAGATGTTCAATGTCAGTATTGAATGTGAATTAACACCATTTGTGGATATGGGGAGAACCTATAAGGATTTTAAATTTCGCCAATTTCATGATTGGGAAGTTACACCTGGAGTAGGCTTCCGAGCCATTGTCCGTCCCAATGTCATGGCCCGGGTGGATTGGGGGTACAGTAGGGAAGGTGGAGCAGTTTTTGCTGGCCTCAACTATCCTTTCTGA
- a CDS encoding tetratricopeptide repeat protein, producing the protein MPIRLTLLMGVFLLPCGALQGEDSTDQQYPESLERELEILVREGAADSSDLTRLLRMSGLYLDLGYGVYLDREQKLAAFQEGARLAQKAFGLRESSADAHFLYAANLGSAAELEGLVSAALTIQKLKKHVNRVLELDPNNVQAHHMLGRMYEELPWVLGGDQKVAGEHLKKAVSLDSRYAPAGLDLAKWYLKHGQHLEAVRELTRVVNTPPLKKRWIWERIHRPEAQALLQQTLRQVDVDRSNAHP; encoded by the coding sequence GTGCCAATAAGGTTAACCTTACTGATGGGGGTCTTCCTTCTCCCTTGTGGGGCGTTGCAGGGTGAGGACTCAACCGACCAGCAATATCCCGAGAGCCTTGAAAGGGAGCTGGAAATTTTGGTGAGGGAGGGAGCAGCCGATTCCAGCGACCTTACGCGATTGCTTCGGATGTCCGGATTGTATTTGGATCTGGGTTATGGGGTGTACCTTGATCGGGAGCAGAAGTTGGCAGCTTTCCAGGAAGGAGCCCGTCTCGCTCAAAAAGCCTTTGGCCTTCGTGAATCTTCTGCAGATGCCCATTTTTTGTACGCCGCCAATCTTGGGAGTGCGGCGGAGTTGGAGGGTCTGGTTTCAGCGGCTTTGACGATTCAGAAGTTAAAGAAACATGTGAATCGGGTGTTGGAGCTTGATCCAAACAATGTTCAGGCTCACCATATGTTAGGGCGGATGTATGAGGAGTTACCCTGGGTGTTAGGAGGCGATCAGAAGGTAGCTGGAGAGCATTTGAAAAAAGCGGTTTCTCTCGATAGCAGGTATGCCCCGGCAGGGTTGGATCTTGCGAAATGGTACCTGAAACACGGACAACATTTGGAGGCAGTGAGGGAGCTAACCCGGGTGGTAAACACCCCCCCTCTTAAAAAGCGATGGATATGGGAACGGATTCATCGACCGGAAGCCCAAGCCTTGCTCCAGCAGACCCTACGCCAGGTGGATGTTGACCGTTCCAATGCTCATCCCTGA
- the dxs gene encoding 1-deoxy-D-xylulose-5-phosphate synthase, which produces MSLLKRIESPADLKKLSRDQFPELCQEIRELIIEVISHVGGHLASNLGVVELTVALQYLLNTPEDKIVWDTSNQAYTHKLLTGRREQFHTVRQFGGISGFCKREESIYDTFNAGHAGTGVSAAVGFVEAREQLGKSNKVVCVVGDGALTAGMTLEGLQHAGDMGRDCVVILNDNQMSISRNVGAISAYLNRTFTGEFYTRLREETSQLLETIPQIGEPVKRMAIRAEELAKGLLLPGLLFEELGFRYVGPIDGHNFEHLLPTLENVLKLKGPTLLHVITKKGLGFQPAMKNPVWFHACSPFDSKTGQPMKRPGHPSYSSIAAKTLIRQAKKDNRVVVITAAMCEGTGMSEFEKEFPSRLIDVGIAEQHAVTYAAGLAADNMRPVICMYSTFLQRAYDQVVHDVATQNLPVTFCIDRGGLVAEDGTTHHGAFDFAFLRHVPNMVIMAPKDENELQHMVQTGLVHDGPVAVRYPRGSSLGVPLDSEPIPLSIGQGELLSDGRDVAIIAIGVMVSEAMKAAERLQEEGVSVAVINARFVKPLDKNLIREIANKVKCLITVEEGCRMGGFGSAVLEFLSEEECWSMPTKVLGLPDWYIEQGPQDLLREKYGLTADGIYDQAKALHDRVSLQAVIR; this is translated from the coding sequence ATGTCCTTGTTAAAAAGGATTGAAAGTCCAGCAGATTTAAAGAAACTTTCTCGGGACCAATTTCCCGAACTTTGTCAGGAAATTCGGGAACTCATTATAGAGGTGATCTCCCATGTGGGTGGGCATTTAGCTTCCAATTTAGGCGTGGTGGAATTGACGGTGGCTTTGCAGTATTTATTGAACACGCCAGAAGATAAAATTGTTTGGGATACCAGTAATCAGGCTTACACACATAAATTATTAACGGGCCGTCGTGAACAATTCCATACGGTCCGCCAGTTTGGGGGAATAAGCGGATTTTGTAAACGAGAAGAAAGCATCTATGACACGTTTAATGCCGGACACGCCGGAACCGGAGTGTCCGCTGCCGTGGGCTTTGTAGAGGCACGTGAGCAGTTAGGCAAGTCCAATAAGGTAGTTTGCGTCGTAGGAGACGGGGCCCTCACTGCTGGAATGACATTGGAAGGATTGCAGCATGCCGGAGATATGGGCCGGGACTGTGTGGTGATCTTGAATGATAATCAAATGTCGATTTCCCGAAATGTCGGAGCTATTTCCGCCTATCTTAACCGGACCTTTACCGGGGAGTTCTACACAAGACTTCGTGAGGAAACCTCTCAACTCCTGGAAACCATTCCGCAAATTGGAGAGCCCGTAAAGCGAATGGCGATTCGGGCCGAAGAGCTGGCCAAAGGCTTGCTGCTCCCGGGTCTGCTATTTGAAGAATTGGGTTTTCGATATGTCGGTCCAATTGATGGGCACAATTTTGAGCACTTACTCCCGACGTTGGAAAATGTTTTGAAATTAAAAGGGCCAACTCTCCTGCATGTAATTACCAAAAAAGGATTGGGCTTTCAGCCGGCAATGAAGAATCCGGTTTGGTTCCATGCCTGTTCACCGTTTGATTCGAAGACTGGGCAACCGATGAAAAGGCCCGGCCACCCCTCGTATAGTTCTATCGCCGCTAAAACACTGATTCGTCAAGCCAAAAAAGACAATCGGGTGGTGGTCATTACGGCAGCGATGTGCGAGGGAACGGGAATGTCTGAGTTTGAAAAGGAGTTTCCCTCCCGTTTGATTGATGTCGGGATTGCTGAGCAACATGCAGTGACATATGCAGCTGGTCTCGCTGCGGATAATATGCGGCCGGTTATCTGTATGTACTCGACGTTTCTGCAACGGGCCTATGATCAGGTTGTGCACGATGTGGCAACCCAAAATCTGCCTGTGACCTTTTGTATTGATCGGGGAGGATTGGTGGCCGAAGACGGAACGACTCATCATGGGGCTTTTGATTTTGCGTTTCTGCGGCATGTTCCCAACATGGTAATTATGGCCCCAAAAGATGAAAATGAACTACAACATATGGTCCAAACAGGATTGGTGCATGATGGTCCGGTGGCGGTTCGATATCCTCGCGGCAGTAGCCTCGGGGTGCCTTTAGATTCTGAGCCCATTCCGCTTTCAATCGGCCAGGGTGAGCTGTTATCTGATGGGCGAGATGTGGCGATTATCGCGATTGGGGTTATGGTTTCGGAGGCCATGAAAGCGGCTGAGCGCTTACAAGAAGAAGGCGTATCGGTGGCTGTCATTAATGCACGTTTTGTGAAGCCTCTGGATAAAAACCTCATTCGAGAAATTGCCAACAAAGTGAAATGCTTAATTACGGTTGAAGAAGGGTGCCGAATGGGCGGATTTGGATCCGCTGTATTAGAGTTTTTATCCGAAGAAGAATGTTGGAGTATGCCGACCAAAGTACTCGGATTGCCAGATTGGTACATTGAACAGGGGCCTCAGGATTTGCTCAGGGAAAAGTATGGTCTCACGGCGGATGGAATTTATGATCAGGCCAAGGCGTTGCATGACCGGGTTTCCCTGCAAGCCGTGATACGCTAG
- the ispG gene encoding flavodoxin-dependent (E)-4-hydroxy-3-methylbut-2-enyl-diphosphate synthase has product MYISRRKTKQIQVGSVKVGGDAPISVQSMTIPHPRDVAGTLEQIHRLEKAGCELIRVAVPDMEAADALPKIKSQMTVPLIADIHFDHRLALKAAKVVDCVRINPGNIGPWWKTEEVIQAVNDYGIPLRIGVNGGSLEKHLLEKYGYPTAEALAESALNAVHALEDVGFTNMKVSLKASDVHMAMDAYWLFAQQANYPLHIGITEAGTAMTGAVKSAMGLGWLLSQGIGDTLRVSLAADPVEEVKVGFEILKSLELRHRGVNVIACPTCGRVEIDVVKMANELEHRLGHITTPITVSVLGCVVNGIGEGKEADIGIAGGQGVGILFKKGKLYKRVPSEDLLHTLIEEVELMAKEQGGQGPSVNGHETPDGVSIHQSPMEDLSLSPIRSVSRELPVLPRQ; this is encoded by the coding sequence GTGTATATTTCTCGACGAAAAACCAAACAAATCCAGGTGGGATCGGTCAAAGTTGGTGGGGATGCCCCCATATCGGTCCAGTCTATGACGATTCCTCATCCGAGGGACGTTGCTGGGACTCTGGAGCAGATTCACCGATTAGAGAAAGCTGGATGTGAATTAATTAGGGTAGCCGTGCCCGATATGGAAGCAGCTGACGCGCTTCCAAAAATAAAATCACAAATGACGGTACCTTTAATCGCAGATATCCATTTTGACCATCGTCTTGCTCTAAAAGCCGCCAAAGTTGTGGATTGCGTCCGTATTAATCCAGGGAATATTGGGCCATGGTGGAAAACCGAAGAAGTGATTCAAGCCGTCAATGATTATGGCATTCCACTCAGAATTGGCGTGAATGGGGGTTCATTAGAAAAGCATCTTCTTGAAAAATACGGCTACCCCACCGCTGAAGCCCTTGCCGAGTCGGCATTGAACGCGGTTCATGCTTTGGAGGATGTTGGGTTTACCAATATGAAAGTGTCCCTGAAGGCCTCTGACGTGCACATGGCGATGGATGCTTATTGGTTGTTTGCCCAGCAAGCCAATTATCCATTGCATATCGGCATTACCGAAGCAGGAACGGCGATGACCGGTGCGGTGAAATCTGCTATGGGATTAGGTTGGCTGCTTTCTCAGGGTATCGGAGACACCCTTCGGGTCTCTTTAGCGGCCGATCCGGTAGAAGAAGTCAAAGTTGGATTTGAAATTTTGAAATCGCTGGAGCTTCGGCATCGTGGTGTCAATGTGATTGCTTGTCCGACATGTGGGCGGGTGGAAATTGATGTGGTGAAAATGGCTAACGAATTAGAGCATCGACTGGGACATATCACCACCCCAATCACCGTATCTGTCTTGGGTTGTGTCGTGAATGGAATTGGTGAAGGGAAAGAAGCTGATATTGGAATTGCCGGAGGTCAAGGCGTAGGAATTCTATTTAAAAAAGGGAAATTATATAAACGTGTGCCATCTGAAGACCTTCTTCATACTTTGATTGAAGAAGTGGAGTTGATGGCCAAAGAGCAGGGTGGTCAGGGACCAAGCGTCAATGGTCATGAGACGCCCGATGGCGTTTCCATTCATCAATCCCCAATGGAAGATCTTTCCTTAAGCCCGATACGATCTGTCTCCAGAGAGCTTCCCGTGTTGCCTCGTCAGTAA
- the hpnH gene encoding adenosyl-hopene transferase HpnH, which yields MSVPVSQMYTVAHYALSKHLRGVKRYPLVLMLEPLFRCNLECAGCGKIQYPDHILNRRLTPEQCWAAADECGAPIVSIPGGEPLIHPEMPAIAEGLVKRKKYVYLCTNAILLERKLQDYTPSKYLTFSIHMDGLKEEHDHAVCRDGVYDVAVKAIKAALAKGFRVTTNTTLFNDAAPARVRRFFDEMMELGVEGMMISPGYSYEKAPDQHSFLSRDRTHSLFAQLLAQRKRAWQFNQSPLFLEFLMGKREYECTPWGNPTYNIFGWQRPCYLLQDGYVSTFRELMEKTEWERYGTGRHEQCRDCMVHCGYEASAVKDTFSSWSGFFGTVRATLFPNAV from the coding sequence ATGTCGGTACCTGTATCTCAAATGTATACCGTAGCTCATTATGCCCTCTCAAAGCACTTACGGGGTGTGAAGCGATACCCTCTTGTGCTCATGTTAGAGCCGCTCTTTCGGTGTAACCTGGAATGTGCAGGGTGTGGGAAAATCCAGTACCCGGATCATATTTTGAATCGGCGCCTGACGCCTGAGCAATGTTGGGCTGCTGCGGATGAATGTGGTGCACCTATTGTGAGTATTCCTGGAGGAGAGCCCCTGATTCATCCTGAAATGCCAGCCATTGCCGAAGGGCTTGTGAAGCGAAAGAAATATGTTTACCTCTGTACCAATGCCATTCTGCTTGAACGAAAATTACAGGATTATACTCCCTCGAAATATCTTACATTTAGCATCCATATGGATGGTCTCAAGGAAGAGCATGACCATGCCGTTTGTCGAGATGGCGTCTATGATGTTGCCGTGAAAGCCATTAAAGCCGCTTTAGCCAAAGGTTTTCGAGTGACGACCAATACGACATTATTTAATGATGCGGCGCCAGCTCGTGTCAGGCGATTTTTTGATGAAATGATGGAGTTAGGTGTGGAAGGCATGATGATTTCTCCTGGATATAGTTATGAAAAGGCTCCAGATCAACATAGTTTTTTGAGTCGTGATCGGACGCATTCGTTATTTGCGCAATTGCTGGCTCAACGTAAACGCGCTTGGCAGTTCAACCAATCTCCGTTATTTCTTGAATTCCTGATGGGAAAACGGGAGTATGAATGCACCCCTTGGGGGAATCCCACGTACAATATTTTTGGGTGGCAGCGCCCCTGCTATTTGTTGCAGGATGGGTACGTATCCACTTTTCGAGAATTAATGGAAAAAACGGAGTGGGAGCGATATGGAACGGGACGTCATGAACAATGCCGGGATTGTATGGTGCATTGTGGGTATGAAGCCTCTGCCGTGAAGGATACCTTCAGCTCATGGAGTGGGTTTTTTGGAACCGTCAGGGCGACCCTGTTTCCCAATGCTGTGTGA
- a CDS encoding c-type cytochrome: MNEFQTVKSLFVSGLAVMGLLMSACGGGEGPPQPPPPAPPEYADKHMPAGYWNNPEILEEGKAIFTGQQNIDVNCASCHGKDGKPVKAGARDFRRTEQMQLYSDAVWFWRISEGVSGTKMKAWKSKLSEDAIWKVIAYEATFGLNGMEYDVAKKQWVPAGTAGSSPGGDAPAAEAPAAEAPAGGEAEKAAE, encoded by the coding sequence ATGAACGAGTTTCAAACAGTAAAAAGCCTTTTTGTCAGTGGTTTGGCCGTCATGGGCCTTTTGATGTCAGCATGTGGTGGTGGCGAAGGTCCCCCGCAACCGCCTCCTCCTGCTCCACCGGAGTATGCGGATAAGCATATGCCGGCTGGCTATTGGAATAATCCAGAGATACTCGAAGAGGGAAAAGCGATTTTTACTGGTCAGCAGAATATTGATGTAAATTGTGCGAGCTGTCACGGAAAAGATGGAAAGCCTGTTAAGGCCGGTGCGCGGGATTTCCGTCGGACAGAGCAAATGCAACTCTATTCTGATGCCGTATGGTTTTGGCGAATTTCTGAGGGAGTGAGTGGGACAAAAATGAAAGCGTGGAAGAGCAAGCTTTCCGAGGACGCCATTTGGAAGGTCATTGCGTATGAAGCGACATTTGGGCTCAATGGCATGGAATATGATGTTGCGAAAAAGCAATGGGTTCCTGCGGGAACAGCCGGGTCAAGCCCTGGAGGTGATGCTCCAGCCGCCGAAGCTCCAGCTGCCGAAGCTCCAGCCGGTGGAGAGGCTGAAAAAGCGGCAGAGTAA
- a CDS encoding cytochrome ubiquinol oxidase subunit I — MKTLNRSLWIILTLGLCGGATAFGQVPDAPLVDFPYSGNRTAVWVVAQLHILFAAFILGAPIFAVVAEWLGYKNNDPKYDRLAKEVIKVTVILYSMTALTGGLFIFVLLGTYPDFSTWLIKHFFLVFAVIYPLLFILETIILYTYFYSWDSMKGAKKGRHIALGILLNIVGTVTLFVIDGPTSFMNTPAKAAGDLSLVEFIQTASLWDKMANFSWMPLNLHRLVGNVTFGGFIAGLIAAYMFMGSKTDEERAYYDWMGFVGNMIGVGALLLLPFMGYLLAYELCDYDASICPYMMADQLSMFFEMQGAMVGLIFLASNYYIWLSLKRIQGVEQVRISGFVAVVVLLMPAIMGFTWKMFPPPEWQSLIVLVIIVVLPIILGKVPGLKNFTVSAFTMIKVGFLMIVVADAIWMTPHGFVPTQGLATEELELPSWASELALMPAKNAAAFTLVFLTVVNYLLYNRAIKRGTIVWGKIDFASQFVLIFLAFSAIWTMGLMGAVRSLTRKYYHVYNLVPDFTPEAFTPTLAYSAWWITGVTIVFYAVVSFAILVTLRAGSPKPATSLASSVPVEAK, encoded by the coding sequence TTGAAAACACTGAATCGAAGTCTATGGATAATTCTAACGTTGGGCCTATGTGGTGGGGCTACGGCCTTTGGACAGGTTCCGGATGCTCCACTTGTGGACTTTCCTTATTCGGGAAATCGAACGGCGGTGTGGGTCGTCGCTCAACTTCATATTTTGTTCGCGGCGTTTATTTTAGGTGCTCCGATATTTGCCGTGGTGGCTGAATGGCTTGGGTATAAGAATAACGACCCTAAATATGACCGTCTGGCCAAGGAAGTCATTAAGGTTACGGTCATCTTATACAGCATGACTGCCTTAACCGGTGGATTGTTCATTTTTGTCCTGCTCGGGACCTATCCTGACTTTTCGACATGGTTGATCAAGCATTTTTTCCTTGTGTTTGCGGTAATCTATCCTCTGCTGTTTATCCTTGAAACCATTATTTTATATACCTATTTTTATTCATGGGATTCCATGAAAGGAGCGAAAAAGGGACGCCACATCGCTCTTGGCATTCTGTTGAATATTGTGGGAACTGTGACACTCTTTGTCATTGACGGTCCAACGTCTTTCATGAATACCCCGGCTAAAGCGGCAGGAGATTTATCCCTGGTAGAGTTTATCCAAACGGCTAGCCTGTGGGATAAAATGGCGAATTTTAGCTGGATGCCCCTCAACCTGCATCGCCTGGTTGGAAATGTGACGTTTGGGGGTTTTATTGCCGGGCTAATTGCGGCTTATATGTTTATGGGGTCAAAAACAGATGAGGAGCGGGCCTATTACGACTGGATGGGATTTGTGGGTAACATGATCGGTGTAGGAGCGCTCTTGCTTCTTCCTTTCATGGGTTATCTCCTAGCCTACGAGTTGTGTGATTATGACGCCTCAATTTGTCCCTATATGATGGCTGATCAGTTGTCCATGTTCTTTGAAATGCAAGGTGCCATGGTCGGACTGATCTTCCTGGCCAGTAACTACTATATATGGTTAAGTCTAAAGCGAATACAGGGAGTTGAACAGGTACGAATATCAGGATTTGTCGCGGTAGTTGTGCTGCTCATGCCAGCCATCATGGGATTTACATGGAAAATGTTCCCTCCGCCTGAATGGCAATCGTTAATTGTTTTAGTAATAATAGTCGTCCTTCCTATTATTCTTGGTAAAGTGCCTGGCCTCAAGAATTTCACGGTGTCGGCATTCACCATGATCAAAGTCGGCTTTTTAATGATAGTGGTGGCCGATGCGATTTGGATGACCCCTCATGGTTTTGTCCCGACTCAAGGGCTGGCCACCGAGGAACTGGAGCTGCCTTCTTGGGCGAGTGAATTAGCACTCATGCCGGCGAAGAATGCTGCAGCCTTTACTCTCGTATTCCTGACTGTGGTCAATTATCTGCTTTATAACCGCGCCATTAAGCGAGGGACGATTGTATGGGGGAAAATTGATTTTGCATCCCAATTCGTCCTCATATTCCTGGCCTTTAGCGCCATCTGGACTATGGGCCTCATGGGCGCGGTGCGCTCGTTAACTCGAAAATATTACCATGTCTATAACCTCGTTCCAGATTTTACTCCTGAAGCGTTTACGCCGACTCTGGCCTACTCGGCCTGGTGGATAACGGGGGTGACTATTGTGTTTTACGCTGTCGTGAGTTTTGCCATCCTTGTCACGCTGAGAGCGGGAAGTCCGAAGCCGGCCACGTCATTGGCATCGTCAGTGCCGGTTGAAGCTAAATGA
- a CDS encoding cytochrome c: MANQSFAKSVMKKTALGVIIGLLLVVGAKYTHFPPVFQIMFFLYAILGALVFILLDAPAMKRLEGVKAVGALVVFYLLLSGLYIAGASILPQFDPEDEKGKIEKVLKLRRAQTEQGKADELIARAKELDERAKAISKQLSSLGADAKVEVAVATSGGGGGAASGDLVALGKEQWELQECYNCHKLYGQGGKKRGPEMDNIGNLMTVEQLKEKIIDPKSWKAEGFDKDFDKGKMPDKYKDLMFPQEIDALVAFLASLKDESVKTPKPIKMN; the protein is encoded by the coding sequence ATGGCTAACCAGAGTTTTGCCAAGAGTGTCATGAAGAAGACCGCCTTGGGGGTCATTATTGGGCTGTTGTTGGTGGTGGGCGCTAAATACACCCATTTCCCACCAGTCTTTCAGATCATGTTTTTTCTTTACGCGATCCTAGGGGCTTTGGTGTTCATTCTTTTAGATGCTCCAGCGATGAAACGGTTGGAAGGCGTGAAGGCGGTGGGAGCGTTGGTGGTATTTTACCTCCTACTCTCAGGTCTCTATATTGCCGGAGCGTCGATTTTACCACAGTTTGACCCGGAGGATGAGAAGGGGAAAATTGAAAAAGTCTTGAAGCTTCGCCGGGCCCAAACAGAGCAAGGGAAGGCTGATGAATTAATTGCCAGGGCAAAGGAATTGGATGAACGGGCTAAGGCTATTTCGAAGCAACTGAGTTCTTTAGGTGCTGATGCTAAAGTTGAGGTGGCGGTTGCGACCAGTGGAGGTGGGGGTGGAGCAGCTTCAGGCGATCTTGTAGCCCTTGGGAAAGAACAATGGGAACTACAGGAATGTTATAACTGCCATAAATTGTATGGACAAGGTGGGAAAAAACGTGGGCCTGAGATGGATAATATCGGTAATCTTATGACTGTTGAACAGTTGAAAGAAAAGATTATTGATCCAAAGAGTTGGAAAGCAGAAGGATTCGATAAGGATTTCGATAAAGGGAAAATGCCTGATAAGTATAAAGATCTCATGTTCCCACAAGAAATTGATGCGCTTGTTGCCTTTCTTGCTTCGTTAAAAGACGAGTCAGTTAAAACTCCGAAGCCAATAAAAATGAATTAA